Sequence from the bacterium genome:
GTTTCCGGTGAGGGCGATTGCGCCCGGTTCGCCGTCGAGTTCAATCGTTTCGACAAGCGCATCGGCTCCGTCGTAAACGAAGATCTCGTGCGTCAGCGGCGACGTGACATAAAGGCGATGCTCATTGATGTCACAGACCAAGCGAGTGGAATTGCCGCCGGGACAGAGGGTGGCGTCCAACGTCAGTTCAAGTGCGCCGCACGGGACAACACAGGTCAGTGCGATCAGGCTTGAAACTAGCAAACAGAGCGAAAAGAGGCGATCAGTCCCCATAAAGACCATCCCTAATATATGTGCGGAAGCTGTGTATCAACTTCTCTATGGCAAGATAAGGTGATGATTGCCCAGAATCAAATCGCAAAGTTGTCCATACTTTCTAAATGTGTCGCTGTGTCACTTTCATTAAGATGCGTGAATTCACGGACTAACCTCCACCAAACAACGATGTTGTTGTGAATAATATCACAAAGAGAGGCATGACGCAAAGTTGACAAAATTAGTCTTAAACACAATTTCGAGTAGCGGCAGTGTGAAGGCTTTTTCGCACAGCGACCGAGCTTGGAAAGAGTCGGCGGGACAGGCGTCTCGTCATATACAAACGGCGCCTTGCGGCGCCGTTCGTACTTGAGAGCGTGGTGAAACACTCCTAAACGGCCGCGAGCAGCGCGTCCAAACGTTCGAAGCTCTGAGCCCAGCCTTCGGCGGCCTGCATTGCGAGAATTTTGTCGCGGCCCGCGTTATCGTCGAATTTCGAAATTGAGATCATCTTCGTTCTTGATCCATGATCTTCAAGCAGCAAAGTCATGAGCGTGTTCGGCGGAGGTCCAGCGGGGCCCCAGAAGTCGCCTTCAACAACTTTGTCGAGCCAAACGATCTTTTCAATCGGAACAATCTCCTCGAAAATGAAAAGGCAGGGATATTCGCCGCCCATGCCGACCATGGTGATTTCCATTCTGCCGCCAACACGCAAATCCACCGTGCAGTCTTTATTCGTGAAATTATGCGGGCCCCACCAGTTTACCAGGTGCTCCACTTTCGTGAAGGCATCCCACACCATCTGGCGTGGCGCATCAAACATGCGCGTAAAGACAAGCTCGCGGTCTTTGACCTCGACCTGCATCTTCTCCAATGCCGTACTCATTTCGCTGCTCCCCTTTTCTTCAGTTTGCGCTCTGCTTCCAGCGCTTCGTTCTCTTTTATGCGTGACTTAACAATTGCCTTGACAAGCGTCACCGGCAGGGGCTTCTCGACCGTGAATTGAATGGTGCCTTTGGAAGTCTTGAAGTTCGCCAGCTTTTCTTTCAGCTCTTGCGTCACGAAAGCGCTGGCGCCGAAGAGACTCATGTGATTCTTAAACGCCGCATAGTGCACGAGGTTGCCGTGGTAGCAGACAGTGGGCATGCCGTAAGATATTTTCTCTTCGGCGTCCTTGGCAACAGAGAGGATCGTCGCACGCAGCTTTGCCAGGACAGCGCGTTGCTCCGGGGGCAGTGCGGCGAGATATTTGTCTACGTCGGCCTTCATGCACGAATCAGCAATTCGTCGAGGCGGGCAAAGCTCGGTTCCATACCATCGGCCATGCCGGTCTGCGCGGCGTTGTCGCGGGCCTGCTTGCTGATGTAGCTGATGGTCAGCGTCATCCGCGTGCGACCCTGCTCTTCGGTGAGCAGAAGATGGTTGATCGACTCGGGCCAAGGATCGCCCCAATTCTCCGTGGACACAAGTTTTTCAGGAGCGACGACTTCCTGGTGAACCCCGTGCATGCGCATTTCGGTGCCGTTGGAACGCCGCCAGACATATTCCCACGCGCCGCCCGGCCGCAGCTCGTTCTTGACTACTTCCATGGTCCAACCGTCGGGACCGGTCATCCACTGCTCGAGGTGCGCAGCCTCGGTCCAACCTCTCCACACCAGGTCGCGCGGCGCATCGAAATAGCGCACAAAACGGATTTCTGTATCCGAGGGGAAACTCAATTCGAGTTTCTTCATTCCTGTTCTCCTTTAGCCTGCAGCATTTGCAGATACTGATCTAAACGGTCGAAGCGTTCTTCCCATTGCTGGCGGTATTGCTCGATCCAGTCCAAGGCCTCTTTCAAGGGCAACGCCTCGAGTCTGGCGGGCCGCCACTGGGCGTGCCGTGTGCGCGAGATGAGCCCGGCCCTTTCCAGCACCTTAAGGTGGCGGGTGACGGCCGGCGCGGTCATCTGAAAGGGCTTGGCAAGCTCGCTGACAGAGGTCTCACCAGCGGACAGGCGAGCCAGAATCGCTCGGCGAGTAGGATCGGAGAGTGCTGAAAATGTTTTACTTAGACGATCTTGCATGGCATTTTGATTAACATACTGGTTAATTAACGTAGTGGTAATATACAAAGCCCCTGACGGATTGTCAAGGGCTGCGGGAAAATCAACGGTACGTAGCGGAGTCTATTCGATTGGATCAGGCCCAAATGGCCATAATCTGGCGCCGGGTGGTCGTGGTCTGCGGGCCGGGCAAAGACCGGCATTCAGGCCGTTCGCGCCACTTTTCAATGATCATGCCGGGCTGATCGAGTAGGTGTTCGTAATAGCCTTGAGCAGCGTGCGCGGGGTCTTTCTGGCAGTACCATTCGTATTTACGGAGTCGGTCGGAACGGTGCATATAGCCGAGGTGCTTAATGCGAATATCTATCTCCCTCGATTCGCCGAACAGATTTGCCGGGACGCTCTCGCAATGCAAATTGCCGCCATGCCGCGACGATTTGAAGGCGAGTCGTTCCACCGCCTGCGCCGTCAAGGTGAACAGGCGATGGTGAAAGATGCGGCCGTAGATGCCGTCGCTTCGATAGTGATCAAGGTCGTCCCACATGTAGAGGAACTGCACGTCGAGCGTCGAAACGTGAGCCGGACAGTGACGAATGGCATCGTAAATACGCGGTGCAGCGCCGTCTTCGAGGAGTTCATCACCATCCATGCACAATAGCCAATCGGGCCTGTGCCGCATGGCCATTTGCAGTAGGAGGTTCTTGTCGCGGGCTTCATCGAGCGAGGCGCCGGCCTGATAGGCGTACTCGATTACGGCCGGATGCGCCGCGCAAAGCGCGGGCGTGTTGTCGGTAGAACCGTCGTCGAGAATAACGACGCCGTCCGCGACCAGCGCAATTTGGTCGAGCACGTCGTTTAGCCAGCGCTCTTCGTTCTTGATGCGCATTTGGCAGATCATGCGGGGATAGTCGCGCGCTGTAGAATTGGAGCAGACTGCGAACAACTGCCTGTCATCGTCAATTCCGGTTGCAGTCACGTGTTCGAAGTAGTTGTTCAGAAGCTCGGCAAGTGCATCGCGGGTGAAGTGATGAACATGAGTGGGGTCATCGTAGAACCGCTCGCGCGGCGTAAAGATGAGGAGCGATCCGCCGGGACAGAGCAGCCGCGCCAAGTCCTTGAGCAACGGCCCCGGATGCGCGACATGTTCGAGCACATGCGACAGGAGGATTGTATCGAAGGAGTGTGACTCGAATGGCAACGGCCCCTCACGGCCCTCGACGAAATACAATGCCGCGCGGACAGACGCAGGTTCTTGCGCCAAATGCCGCCGTGCGACCGCTAAGGCGACAGGCGAGAGGTCGTAGGCCGTGACTTGGGCGCCAGCACGCGCGAGGTGAATGCTGATCTCACCGGTGCCGCAGCCGCAATCGAGCAGGCGCTGACCAGTCACTCCACGGCGGCGTACCGCCTCGGTGACGGGATGATTGGTCCAAAAATCGAGGGTCAGCGCTTCAGGATAGTCCTGGGCGCGGCGACGGAACATCTCGTCATAAAGCTCGGCGGTGCTATGGCCGTCGGGCTGCGACCAAATCTCGCGCCGGAAACCGGGCCGAACCGACCCGGCATCCGGGCGAGGGAATTGAATAGCCATCGTGCGCTCGCGTCTTCATCGTGTGCAGTCGTTTTCATCATCATGCCAGATGGAAGAAGGCAAGCGGCGGGCCGGGATGCAGGTTATTGAAAGGTCAGAAGATAGAATAGTGCCCCCCGGTGGGTGGGTTGAAGTCTCACAACGCGGTGGTTGCCGGAGCAGCGCCTACGGCCCAGATTTCCTGCCCTACCCCCGGCTTGACTTTAGTGCTCAAAATTCATATACTTGGGTTCATCTACGACTTTTTGGAAGTGCTTGTTTTTTCAAGGAGTCGAGGGGTGGATAGGAGTGCGGGGCCAGTGCCAATGCCCGCCACGACTTATCACATGCGCCCGTAGCTCAACTGGATAGAGCGTCTGGCTACGGACCAGAAGGTTTGGGGTTCGAATCCCTACGGGCGTACCAATCCGAATGATGAAGGCGGAATGATGAAGGATGAATGGGGTGCCGGAATCCCGTTTCGGCGATGAATAGCATCCTAGAGTCCTTCGGGAAGCCGGATCACGAGCGGTGGATGGGTGCGGCGCTGGCAGAAGCCAAGCTGGCCGCTGACAAAGATGAAGTCCCCATCGGCTGTGTAATCGTGCATCACGGGATTGTGATCGGGCGGGGTCATAATCTCACGGAAAGTTTGCAGGACCCGACCGCACATGCGGAGATGATTGCCATAACGGCGGCGGCTGAAGCACTCGGCAGCCGCCGTTTATTGGATTGTACCCTCTACGTCACGCTCGAGCCCTGCGCTATGTGCGCCGGAGCAATCGTGCTGGCGCGTATTCCCTACGTCGTCTATGGCACGAGTGACCCCAAAACGGGCGCGTGCGATACCCTCTACAGTCTGCTCTCAGATCCGCGGTTAAACCACCGTGCGCACCTCGTCCGCAACGTGCGTCAGCACGAATGCGCCGACCTACTCTCCTCCTTTTTCAGTAAGAAGCGCGACGAAAAGAAGCTTGGCTACCCTGAGTCCTAATCAACTGGCGCAACTGCGCGCGCGGATGTTGCAACGCTCCGAAGCGGGGACGCCGGTGTGGCCGGTCGCCGTCCGCCCGTGTGCTGAGCTAAACGCGCTCGCCTTATTGATGGGGCACCTGCTGGGACGGCTGCCCAATGATGACGTGGCCCCATTGTGCCGACCGATCCTGAGCGAGCAGCTTGCGGACGGCAGTTGGAACCACGATGTGTCGGCGACTCTGGAGATAGTGCAGGCGCTGTCGCAGACACAACGGCCGGAAGTTCGGCCTGCGCTCAACAAAGCGGTCGCCTGGTTGGAAGAGCATCCGCGCAAGCGCCGCTTGCGCGCGGAGACGCTGCTGTTATTGGGTTTCACGACCGGGCTGGGCGCGCCGCTGCGCTACCGGTCCCTCGTCAAGCCGGTGTTGCACGCCGCGCTCGATTGGAATTTGCGGCACGAAGCGCCCACGCGCAAGTTAGCGGCGCACGTGTTGCTCAACGAACCCGGAGCGGATCGCGCGCGTACCGCGAAACTGGTGCGGACGCAATTGGCCGACGGTTCGTGGGAAGGCGACGTACGCGCGACGGCGTTGGCGCTGGCAGCGCTGCGGCAGGCCGGCCTGCCGGCAAGCGACGCGATTTTTGAACGCGGCTACCGGTTCATGCGTGTGCTGCAGCAGTGGGACGGCAACGATCTGATTCAATCAGGCTGCGATATCTCGACGATGCTGCATGCGGTGACCTTGCGCTCGCTGCTGTTGGCCGGCGGTGAATCGCAGGAGCTGGCCGGTTCAGCACTGGTGCTCTTGCAGCAGCAGGATCAATCGGGCGGCTGGAGCGTGGGCAGCGGACAGAGTGTGGATGTGATTACCACCGCGCAGGCGCTCGATGCTCTGGCGCTGTTCGGCGACGACCCACTCGATACACGTTGGGCACGCCGCCGCGCCGCTGAGTTTTTGTTGAGCGTGCAGCAAGCTGACGGCAGTTGGGCTGTATTGCCGAAGCCAATGGCGTGGCTGCGGCGCGGTCTGCGCGCGCCGGGCAGCCTTGATGCAACCAGTCTGGCGCTCCTGGCGCTGACGGAGTGCGGTGAATCGTTTGCGATCCGCGGGATGCAGCGTGGCGCGCAGTACATTCGCGCGAAGCAAATGGCGAACGGCTCCTTTGCCGCGTCCAGTTTGAAATCAAGAATTGGCTCGACGATGCTGGCGGCCGAAGCGTTGGACGCGTTCGGCGGACAACGGGCGTTGGTGGAACGAGCACTCGATTGGATTGCCGCGCAACAGCACGCGCTGGGCGGATTCGGAGAAACGGAAGGCCTGACGTCATGGCATACGGCTCTGGCGATTCGCGGCATGAGTTTGCGGCCCGCGCGCTATGCTGAACCGCTGGCGACGGCGCGCGCCCATCTGCTGCTGCGGCAGGATGATCAGTTGAAGATTTGGGTTGATCCCGCCCCGACGCTCTTTCTTCCCGGCGGAACCGCACGGCAAGACGTGCATGAACTGAGCACGCTGGCGGCGCTCGAAGCCATGAACATCGGCAGCCGCGTGCGCGCGTCGCGCAATCGCATGCAGCGCGCCAAACTTTCGCGCGGTTGAACGGGCACACGGCGATGACGCTATACGAAGACTTTCAATGGCGCGGGTTAATCTTTGACGCCACCGGTGAAACGGCCGATGCGCTGAAGTCGCCGCTGACGGTTTACTCGGGATTCGATCCGACGGCCAAGTCGCTGCACGTGGGGAGTCTGGTACCGCTTCTGCAACTGCGCCGCTGTCAGGAATTCGGGCATGCGCCGATTGCGTTGGCGGGCGGCGGCACGGGGATGATCGGTGATCCGTCGGGCAAATCGGCCGAGCGCAATTTGCAGACGACGGACCAGATCGCCGAGAACATGGCCGGGATGGAGAAACAGCTTCGGCACTTTCTTGACTTTGAGGCCAAAGGGAATCCGGCCCGGCTGATTGACAACGGCACATGGTTGAACACGGTGACAATGGTCGAGTTTCTGCGCGAGATCGGCAAGAACTTCTCCGTCAACGTGATGATGCAAAAGGAGTCGGTGCGGCGCAGGCTCGAAAGTGAAGACGGTATTTCGTACACCGAATTCACGTACAGTCTGATGCAGGCGTACGACTACCTGGAGCTTTACGACCGCTTCGGCTGTACGCTGCAAATCGGCGGCAGTGATCAATGGGGCAATATCACCGCGGGCACGGACCTGATACGCCGCAAACGGCAGGGCAAGGCGCACGCGATGGTCTTTCCGCTGCTCACGACGGCGAGCGGACAGAAGTTTGGCAAGACCGAAGCGGGGAACATCTGGCTTGATGCGGAGTTGACTTCGCCGTATCAATTCTACCAATATTGGTACAACAGCGACGACCGTGACGTCGAGCGCTATTTGAAAACGTTCACGTTCCTGTCGCGTGACCGCATCGAAGAGCTGCTCGCCGCGAAGGCCGCAGCGCCGGAGAAACGCGAAGCGCAGACGGAATTGGCGCGCGAAGTCACGCGGCTGGTGCATGGAGATGCCGGCGTGTTGAGCGCGGAGCGCGCGGCGAAGGTACTGTTTGGTGGTGAATTGGACGGACTGTCCGCAAACGACGTGCTGGGCATCTTCGCCGATGTGCCGTCGCATGCACTGGCGAAAAGTGAAGTGTCTGCGGGCAAGAACGTCGTGGATTTGCTGGTCGAGGCGGGGTTGTTCAAATCCAAAGGCGAAGCGCGGCGCATGATCGAAGCGGGCGGCGTGTATATCAACAACGTGCGTATTGCTGATGCGGCGCAAATCGTGAATACCAATCAAGCGATTGATGGCGAGTTGCTGGTGCTGCGCAAGGGGAAGAAGGACTATTGTGTGGTGAGGGTGGGGTAGGCAGACCTTCGGGGCACCTGCGGCGGGTGCCGCCGCGTGATGGATTTCGCTGTGTGCCGGTTTAAGCAGGAGGGGACATGAGGGTTTGGATGTGGTTCTG
This genomic interval carries:
- a CDS encoding SRPBCC domain-containing protein; translation: MSTALEKMQVEVKDRELVFTRMFDAPRQMVWDAFTKVEHLVNWWGPHNFTNKDCTVDLRVGGRMEITMVGMGGEYPCLFIFEEIVPIEKIVWLDKVVEGDFWGPAGPPPNTLMTLLLEDHGSRTKMISISKFDDNAGRDKILAMQAAEGWAQSFERLDALLAAV
- a CDS encoding DUF1801 domain-containing protein, whose protein sequence is MKADVDKYLAALPPEQRAVLAKLRATILSVAKDAEEKISYGMPTVCYHGNLVHYAAFKNHMSLFGASAFVTQELKEKLANFKTSKGTIQFTVEKPLPVTLVKAIVKSRIKENEALEAERKLKKRGAAK
- a CDS encoding SRPBCC family protein; amino-acid sequence: MKKLELSFPSDTEIRFVRYFDAPRDLVWRGWTEAAHLEQWMTGPDGWTMEVVKNELRPGGAWEYVWRRSNGTEMRMHGVHQEVVAPEKLVSTENWGDPWPESINHLLLTEEQGRTRMTLTISYISKQARDNAAQTGMADGMEPSFARLDELLIRA
- a CDS encoding winged helix-turn-helix transcriptional regulator; the encoded protein is MQDRLSKTFSALSDPTRRAILARLSAGETSVSELAKPFQMTAPAVTRHLKVLERAGLISRTRHAQWRPARLEALPLKEALDWIEQYRQQWEERFDRLDQYLQMLQAKGEQE
- a CDS encoding methyltransferase domain-containing protein, translated to MAIQFPRPDAGSVRPGFRREIWSQPDGHSTAELYDEMFRRRAQDYPEALTLDFWTNHPVTEAVRRRGVTGQRLLDCGCGTGEISIHLARAGAQVTAYDLSPVALAVARRHLAQEPASVRAALYFVEGREGPLPFESHSFDTILLSHVLEHVAHPGPLLKDLARLLCPGGSLLIFTPRERFYDDPTHVHHFTRDALAELLNNYFEHVTATGIDDDRQLFAVCSNSTARDYPRMICQMRIKNEERWLNDVLDQIALVADGVVILDDGSTDNTPALCAAHPAVIEYAYQAGASLDEARDKNLLLQMAMRHRPDWLLCMDGDELLEDGAAPRIYDAIRHCPAHVSTLDVQFLYMWDDLDHYRSDGIYGRIFHHRLFTLTAQAVERLAFKSSRHGGNLHCESVPANLFGESREIDIRIKHLGYMHRSDRLRKYEWYCQKDPAHAAQGYYEHLLDQPGMIIEKWRERPECRSLPGPQTTTTRRQIMAIWA
- a CDS encoding nucleoside deaminase, which encodes MNSILESFGKPDHERWMGAALAEAKLAADKDEVPIGCVIVHHGIVIGRGHNLTESLQDPTAHAEMIAITAAAEALGSRRLLDCTLYVTLEPCAMCAGAIVLARIPYVVYGTSDPKTGACDTLYSLLSDPRLNHRAHLVRNVRQHECADLLSSFFSKKRDEKKLGYPES
- a CDS encoding tyrosine--tRNA ligase yields the protein MTLYEDFQWRGLIFDATGETADALKSPLTVYSGFDPTAKSLHVGSLVPLLQLRRCQEFGHAPIALAGGGTGMIGDPSGKSAERNLQTTDQIAENMAGMEKQLRHFLDFEAKGNPARLIDNGTWLNTVTMVEFLREIGKNFSVNVMMQKESVRRRLESEDGISYTEFTYSLMQAYDYLELYDRFGCTLQIGGSDQWGNITAGTDLIRRKRQGKAHAMVFPLLTTASGQKFGKTEAGNIWLDAELTSPYQFYQYWYNSDDRDVERYLKTFTFLSRDRIEELLAAKAAAPEKREAQTELAREVTRLVHGDAGVLSAERAAKVLFGGELDGLSANDVLGIFADVPSHALAKSEVSAGKNVVDLLVEAGLFKSKGEARRMIEAGGVYINNVRIADAAQIVNTNQAIDGELLVLRKGKKDYCVVRVG